AAGACTGACTCCAACAAGCTGTTCTCGCCGGACGTATCCCTAACAACAGGTTGATGGGGTGGTCTTGGGGCCATCTTCTGCTTTCAACAGAAAGAAGGATCCGTTAGTCCACAAGAATCAGAATATTCCGATCGGATAGTGAGTACACAGCATAAACATGGTATACTCATAACCTAGAGGTATTCTAAGGAagaaactgctctgataccattaatgtaacatcccaataaatataaccaaagcCATAATTCATTTTCAGGAGTTAACGTgaacaataaaggagaacagtagTGAATAAACCGAGAGGTGAAAGAGATAGGAGTATGACATTCAATTTAAAACTGTACAGCAGTTTaattaagtataatatttaCAANNNNNNNNNNNNNNNNNNNNNNNNNNNNNNNNNNNNNNNNNNNNNNNNNNNNNNNNNNNNNNNNNNNNNNNNNNNNNNNNNNNNNNNNNNNNNNNNNNNNNNNNNNNNNNNNNNNNNNNNNNNNNNNNNNNNNNNNNNNNNNNNNNNNNNNNNNNNNNNNNNNNNNNNNNNNNNNNNNNNNNNNNNNNNNNNNNNNNNNNNNNNNNNNNNNNNNNNNNNNNNNNNNNNNNNNNNNNNNNNNNNNNNNNNNNNNNNNNNNNNNNNNNNNNNNNNNNNNNNNNNNNNNNNNNNNNNNNNNNNNNNNNNNNNNNNNNNNNNNNNNNNNNNNNNNNNNNNNNNNNNNNNNNNNNNNNNNNNNNNNNNNNNNNNNNNNNNNNNNNNNNNNNNNNNNNNNNNNNNNNNNNNNNNNNNNNNNNNNNNNNNNNNNNNNNNNNNNNNNNNNNNNNNNNNNNNNNNNNNNNNNNNNNNNNNNNNNNNNNNNNNNNNNNNNNNNNNNNNNNNNNNNNNNNNNNNNNNNNNNNNNNNNNNNNNNNNNNNNNNNNNNNNNNNNNNNNNNNNNNNNNNNNNNNNNNNNNNNNNNNNNNNNNNNNNNNNNNNNNNNNNNNNNNNNNNNNNNNNNNNNNNNNNNNNNNNNNNNNNNNNNNNNNNNNNNNNNNNNNNNNNNNNNNNNNNNNNNNNNNNNNNNNNNNNNNNNNNNNNNNNNNNNNNNNNNNNNNNNNNNNNNNNNNNNTTTAATAGAAATGGGAAATGGAGTATTAAGAATTCAAGTAACTGACCGGACGGTCATATCAAAGGTAAGACTGAATAACAGAAGTATGTCAATGGCAGGTAGGGTGATTAGATAAAGAATGAGATCGTAACTTAAGGATTTACTATAAATGATAGTCATCCGAACGGTTTGACAATAATATCATAaactaagaatttaaaatggtCAAAGGGTTGGTCTATGACCAAGCACTTATCAGGCCGAACGaattaataaagaagaaattctTTAAAAGAGTGAAAGGACATTAGTCAATTAAACCGGACGTTTCAATAAATTGAGTCTCACTAGACCATTCGGTCCttaagtgaccgaacggtttaaaAAGGAAGAATATCAGGTTTACAAGTTTTAGGATTCAAGTATCAGCCTAAGGCAAAACACTTGGAagaccgaacgcttggtttatgaccagcaTTCTTTAACTAGCTAACAATAGAACACTTAAAGGAACCAATTAAGTTTTAGTAACTACACTAGGCCGATCAGTCGCAATAGACCGAACGGACaagggaggaccgaacggtcctaatgaccttcgatctcagatTCACATTCTAAGTTCCATTCATATTCTTATCAGTGCAGGATTCATAGTTCATACTTATCATACAATTCATATAACAACATACCATATTCCAATCATAAGAAAATCAAGCAACATACTTTATATATCAAACATGCATTAAATCAGGCACATATTCAAACCATTcagaaaatcataattaaactttataagcttcccttacctctaattccagctaagtCTTTAAAAGCAGGTTGGTAGGAACTATCCCTTCTAAGGCTTCCCAAATTCAGTTTCAAGCTAGAAACCGGACGGTTTAAGTGAGAGAGGAGACCACCAGCAGTCTTCAGGTGTGATCTGAAGGGTGATCGGAACAGTAAATGggttagaattttagagagaaggtagggaggttttagagagaaggaggagaatttgagattttcagaaggttgagtttgaggaagaagaagaaggttgcaTGCAAAAGTGGCGTCAGGTCTTCATTCTCACCTTATATACTGCCTCCAATCCGAACGGTTGGCCAACTCCCAGCGtgacacctgacttccacttgcTGGGATTCACTGCTCTGCTGCTGCTGCACGGATCACGAGGGAAGGGAATTAAAAGGTTGACAGAGTTTGTCTCCCACTCATCAGGGAAGAACCGGACGGTGACACATGTACCCCACTAAGGAGGATAttttaaatggggtgtgacaagTATTTTTCTGACGGTTTTTCAATCATTGATAAATCGTTGATAATTTTACTTTAtcgaattttttttgtaattattaacattttttttctttgataaattgattttttttttcttgtgactAAGCTTTATTTCTTAAACATTATTGTAACCTTATCATTAAACCTTATCTTTTTAATACTTCTTAAATTCTttgtttatgaataaaaaagggAGTCCATTAGTCCGGTTAGAATTTGGAATAAATATAATTGTgacaacttttaattttaaactgcCTCATAAGTAGAAAATCAAAGTTAAGGATGAAAagttttttgttaaaattctATCAATTTTGCATAACACTATTGATTATTAAGTCTATTCTAGTTCGTTAAACTTCTATCAGTTTTgcataacattaataattattatgtctATTCTAGTTGTATGTGTATGTTAATATTAACCTAACAACCAAAATGGTTGATAAGTATAAAATACTcataaataataagaagaatGATTAAACTAAGTTTTTTACtctttacataatttttttcaaataaaaagattaatgaaaaaaattctttataacTTTCAAAACAATCATCAAAATTGTTAATAGTATCCAATAATATTCCAAACAACATTTCCATTTATTAGCATGACAAACCAAAGTAAACAACATCAAATTCTTTCATAATATAATGCATTCAATAACCTCATTTTGCAATTCCCTACATGAAGGATTTATAAATTATGGTATTTCATATTTTCAGTATTAAATGttaaagacaaaatcgtctatacGAATCAACGATCTTATGTTTTGAAGTCTagtcaaataacattaaaatggaTTAATAACCAAAAACAACTTAGAGTAAAAATACAAGACTTAGAGTCCAAACCCAAACAGACAAAAAACTAGAACCTGAACCtcaaacataaaaatcataggaaaacacttaggtcctaggaaatagaaaaacaccCAGATGCATGACTAGACAATGTCTTGTCTAAAAGCGTCCAAGAGAGATTAAGTTAAACGCTCAATGCTTAAATACCTGGATTAGGTATTTGGcttctctaaaaaaaaaaaggttgaaacaATGTTTTCGACTAAAACATTAAAAGACTTAAGTATTAACACACATAAGAAAGCCTACGAAAACTAAACACTATCTgtctaaaaagagacaaaaccCAAAGAAGCGTTTACTTGATCAAACGATTCCATGAGCTAAACAGACACCTCATCTTGTGATGAAGTATTTATATACGCTTGGTATCTTCGTattaaagaactaaattgtaaaatGTTACCTAACGGtgggaaataaaaaaaaaaacattttgttgttctgaacaagcattaaatgacattaaatgttcaacgttgaaaaacaacaaaagcaatAAGAAAAGTCATATATGTTGCATGCACAATTTACTCTAATTTTGCAGATGAACTATTCTACAACACATCCATAGTGctacaaattaaatatcaaaatgtgAACGTTagaaacaaaagagataatCATAAAATGTTCCTAGCTTGAAGCAAAGTCTAAAAAGAtcgtacaacctacttcaagcaaaggaCTAAAAAAGCATGTCTACTCTAAGAAAGTTGACTTACACAATAATTgttatgaaaagaagaaagagaaaacacaagTATCAAGGCTACAAACTACAAACTCAGTCTAATAGACAAATATCcatgaagcctataaatagaagatctctGAAGAAGAAGATCAAGAGGATAAAATAGAGGatagaaaaaaaacacaagaaaagcTTACAATGACATATCCATCCGAAAGAGAAATAAAGAAGAgttcaaagaaaagaatacatctgagttgaagaaaagagaagagcaaagaaaaagtgaaagagatACCTCGAGCTTAAGCGTCAAATTTCTTACTATCGTAAGAGAGAATAAAGAAACATCTGCGAGTGTTTACATTGCATTGTATTATAATCAAATCCTCTCGTAGAGAGATTTAGTCTGAACTGCTTTTAAGCAATCGTtgtttgcaattctgaagataattaaaatacttacaacTGTACTCTTTTGAGTTGAGGAATCCAGGCACAATAGtctagtaccaggagtggttcgaatactcaaaggaaatctcggtAGGGAACtgagtactaggagtggtgcgaatactcaaaaGAAATCTCGACAGGGGGCTGAGTACCATGAGTGGTGTTAATACTCAGAGAAAATCTCGGCGAGGTAGCTGAGTACCAGGAGTGATGCAAATACTTAGTTGTTAtcgtgtgaagattatagtggaaccatCTATGGAGTAGACTAGACGTAGCTTAGTTGGAgaaaactagtataaaatctcttgtgttattttatcttctttttatttaatgatcCTCTTAAAAACCTATAGttgcattttatatttcaaatccTATAAGCAGTGAAAGTGCTATTATATGATAAAAAGCTAAAAACATGCGGAGTAGAAATATCATACAATTTCCCATATAATTTTTCACACGGAGTAGCATCATCAAGTAAGGGTGTAGGCATGCAATTGATCAGTAAAGTAGCATGTTCAATAGCAAAGCACCAAAAAACAGTAGGCAAATTAGCTTGAAACAAGAGGGAACGAGTGACATTtaacatatgttgttgtttacGTTCAAATATgtcattttgttgaggagtttCATTACATGTGATTTGATGGTAAATACCTTTaagggagaaaaaaattatgcataGCAAATTCAATGTCATTATCAGTGAGGATGGTTTTAATAGTGGTAGAAAACTGGTTTTCTATGTTTGTTATGAAATCAatgataatttttctaataacaGATTTGTCAATCATAAGTATAAGCCAAGTATAACGCGAAAAATCATCCACAAtggtaagaaaatatttgaaaccatgcatggaaagaaaatatcaatatGAATAAGATCAAAGATTTGCATGATTTTAGAAGTACTATTTGAGAAAATTAACTTTCCTTGTTTAGCATGATGATAAGCATCACATATGTATGTGGAATTATGAACAATGAATGGGTATTTGAGTTTTGAActattcaatataatatttaaaggaTGTCTTAATCTAAGATGCCATAGGCTAGTATTGTTTACAACATTGTTGACAGAATTTGTAGTAGATGTAAGTATGTTCAAAGAAGAATCTAAGATGTACAAGCCACCAATGAGTTTagctatataaatattttctttgctttgaatGTCCTGTATAGTATTGTCATGAAAGGAAAAAGTTagttcatatttattaaaagaaatcaattGAGATATGGAGATAAGATTAAAAGAGAATTGAGGAACATAAAGGACATTTAAGAGGTGGatcttatttttaagaataacaGTGCCATAATACTCAGAGTAAACAATACTACCATTAGGTAAAGCAATTTGAATAGGTTTGATTCTTTTATAGGATGGAAAGGTTTGTAGAGAAATACTTATATGGTCTATTGCTCCAGAATCAAGGATCCAATTGGTTTTAGGGTATTTAAAAGTAAGAGTAGGCTAGATATTACCTAAAAGAGGTTGCTTTGCCGAAGCAGATCCAATATGATGAATTTTAGAAGAAGTGGAAGCATAATTCAGATTGTGGCCTTTGAAGAGCTCTACAAGAACTTGAAATTGTTGTGGTGTGAGGTGTATGTGATCAACACTATTAGAATTGCTATCTTTGACATTCCCATTGTCTCCTTGGACAAAGGTATGGTGAATCTGGGTAGGCTTATTATATAACTTATGTCTTGGAGGATAACCGTGCTTCTTATAGCAAACCTCCACTGTATGATTGCTTTTGTTGCAATGAGTGCAATGTTTTCTACCAGTTGGTGCAATTTTGAAAtctatgttttgattgattaggAAATCCATTCTTGTGGTAGCAAACAAATTCACTATGCCCATATTTTCCACAATAATTACAAGCGGTGGAAGAGGTGGAAGCGGTATAAGTGGTGGCAGTGCCAATATCCTGAGTCTTAGCCATAACAATCAAATTTCCACTAGACAATTGTCTTTCTTGTTGTGCCATCAATGATAAAACCTTGGTGATGTCTGGAATAAGGTCTAAGAGAAGCACATGCGAGGTAGCATTAGTAAATTGATCATTTAATCCTCGTAAAGATTGCATAACTTGGTCTTCTTGCATTCTTTGTTTCACAACAGTCAAGACTTGACAACCACATTCGGGTTTATAGGTACAAAGAGGTTCTGGGCGAAAACTTTCGATCTAATCCCAAAGAATGCAAAGTTTAGTGAAATACTCAGAAATGGTAAGGTTGCCTTGATGTAGAGTAGCAATGTCAAGTTGAAGGCTAGAAATGTGAGAGAGACTTCCTTGAGAAAATTGGTTCTTTAGTTCTAGATCTCCGATGCTTGGTTCATCCATATGATGCTTTGTCTGATGGACGTGGAAATAGAGTGAACGATCCATGAGACAACCATGTTGTTTCTACGATTCTAGGCGGCATGTTCCAGCTTATCCCTTTCAAGTGGACGAACATTGCCAAACATGAATTCTACCTTGTTTTTGGTGCTGAGAGCAGTTAACATGGAGCGACTCCAAGAGTGATAATTTGTATCATCGAGAACTAGTGAAACAAGGGCAACGACTGAATCCTTGTCTGGATGAAGGTATAAATAATTGTGGACAAATTTGTCTTCTGCCATGACCAAAGCAagaacaagaaagaaagaaataaaacatgaaaaaatgagaaaaagaagcaGGGTTATGCAAGAGAgctcttcaaaagaaaaattctgaTACCATAACAAGGTAATGGATGAAATCCATAGGACAAAGAACATTCAAGAAATTAGCAATACAAATCAAGAAGAAAGAAGCAAGAAATCATACCATAGGAAAAAAGCCAACAAACAAACCCTAAACACAATTGGGACAAAGAAAAGTGTTGGATGTGAAAAATAAGAGTATCCAGAGATGTAGTAttccaaaaatgaaaattgatatAGAGTGAGTCAAAGtacgaaaataaaaaaggaaaaaacagaaaagataaAGGCCAATAACTAATGCTATCACCTATCAAGATATAGAACCTTGTATAGCTAACACAACTTTACAACGTCTAATGCTCTTTAGTGTCTAATAACAATCTTGAGTTTCTAATACTCTCAAGGGTGTAATGTTTTCACAAAGACTAGTTCGTCTAATAAATCACTGGTCTAACAAACCTACAAGATCGTCTAATGATTCTATCTCAATCACGAACTTAAGATTTCTCTAAGGTGTAGCTTTCAAAGCATTCGGTGTCTATCGTAAGACCCACACATTTTCTCGGCATGTAAAACTTATCAAACACATACCAACGAAAATCATCAATTGTAAGATTAATCGAAAAAAAAGcacagaaaaaaagaaaaactaaacaaattatgaaaagaGAAATTGGTGGAAGAGGAAACGAGAGTTTGCTGTCATTAATTCATAAGAGGATgtctaaataagaaaagtattaactaatttatatacTAGAACATTGTTCCGTGTAGCATAAGTATTTTGCGCCAACCAAGCATTATACAAAAGGTATAATTTATGTCATTTAGTGCTTTAAACCATTATTTCGTctctaaaaattttatattaaaaaacaccAACCAAtcagaatcaaacaaaactatttattatttttaaatataatattatatatttatatataagggTTAACAATcaatttaactatattttagttATAGTATCTTTATGTAGTTTTTAAtgataacaaatatataacgtaatttttgattataaaataatgtagtatattaatatgaaagaaaattaaaatcataaaataaaaaataattatgaaaaaattacaatataattttttatttaataagattttattataaaatacttaACAACTTCTTATAatgcttattttttttgtaaaacgATATCttctacaatttaaaataatatttaatagttttttgtaaattttaaatttctttaatagCACAAAGGAAATTAAACTTGGTTTATTTTAgtctaaatttatattaaattagagctgaataaaataaaattacatttattttttatatttaccaTAAACGattatttagtaaaaaattaaaccaaagtCAACCGTAAACATCCAATAAATTTACGCAAAAAATAAGACACTGGTTCATATCATAGGACCCCTGATAACATCACCCTTTACTTTTGTCGTTTTGTTTTTGTAGTAAAAATTGAAACAGCTTATTACAGAAGTTTGAAACTAAACTGacaactaaattaaacaaaattttaaacaataactCAATAAAACAAGAGATCTATTTTGAACAACTACACCTTTACTTCtagaaaaacaacataaaaaaaattagtctaTTTATAAGATATAACTTATAGAAGTTTTCctacatatattttatagattttcaaagttaattttgatttgaaatttttaaatttttctttaataaaaaagattgaCTGAAAACACTTGTAAATAAGACATTTTGAATTGATAAACAAAAGGGTTACACCTATAACTAAATTATTAGccataaattaaaatgcatgggcAACaagtttagaattttaaataatttaccaAACATGTgctatatgaaaatatattattattattatatttaaaacatttatcattaattttaaagttaatttttgtaataaatatatacgACTTTCCTTTAATCTAAATTAAACTATTGACGAGGAGGAGAAAgatattgtatatatatgttCCCCAACTACCAtgtaaatatatgtaattatgtgATGAGCATAGATACAGTGTATCACGTTTACtacgtcaaaatataaagacCATGCAAATATGGCATGCCAAATCTCAAATCAACCTTTTCTTTGAAAGCCCACCCTAATAAAGTTCTAATAATAACACTTCATCCTTTTGTCTTCTACTCAAAAttcttcaataattattaaatcattttttttacatcaCAGTCTCCGAGGAACAAATACATGCagatacataaaataaaatttaattacgtcagttatttaataaaatattttttaatcacgCACCTCAACAATAATAGATtaagaaattgaatttattcGAAAGCAGTACGAAGAGCATTAAAATTtgctataatttatttattagtgtGAAATTAAGGTGACatgtgtatgtatatgtatgtatgtgtgtatatatgtgtGAAGTAGGTGATGGAGTAGTATGGGAAAGTGGGTCTAGAAAAGGATTTTTGACGGTGGATGTGATGCCACGTGGATAGTGGTTTCCCTGATCGTGGATGAATTTGAGAGATACAGCTATTTGAGGAGGTGATGCTGATGCGTAGCCGACCCAACCTTGTGCCACTTCCAACGAGACGCAAACAAGATCCAAAGTAGCGTAAGCACAGACACTTCACCTCATTCGCATTCAACGCTTTAGATTCACCTTAGCCACCTATTTCAATCTGGACCATCCATTTCCACCCCCAATTTTTTATTCACCCTTTGTCTCTATAGTCTTAGCTTCTTCTGTCTTGTTGAATTCTTAGTTCCACCTTttcactctctctctttctctctcgtTTCTCCATTTTCTCCATTTCTACTTTTCAAACTCAATGCCTTCCTCACTCCACCATTGAACCGCATTACATCATTCTTCATCAATTTCTACCATGGTATGTGCAtgtatttatcttatttatcttGCGCACCACTCCAATTATACAACTAAAggatttcttcttttctttgtttgttttttgattttgatttcttgTAGCAGGACGCAACAATGGTGGTGCCTCCATGGTTCGAGCCACTCCTCACCACATCGTTTTTCAATGTGTGTCGCGTTCATGGAGATGCTGCGAGAAGCGAATGTAACATGTTTTGTTTGGATTGTAATAACGAGGATGCGTTTTGCTTCTATTGCCGATCCTCGCGACACAAAGATCACCGAGTGATTCAGGTGGAATTGCATTGCATAATTAATTACGTTTAGTTAATTTCTCATTGCCATTTGCGTTTCTGTCAAAGTCAAAGGCCTTTCAAAGCTGTGTGTTTGGTGATTATTGTGTTGATTATTGATTGATTAGATAAGGCGATCTTCGTATCACGATGTGGTGAGGGTGTCGGAAATTCAGAAGGTGTTGGACATCAGTGGAGTGCAAACGTATGTGATTAACAGTGCCAGAGTTTTGTTTCTGAACGAGAGGCCTCAACCCAAGTCAGGGAAAGGCGTTGCTCACATTTGTGAGATTTGTGGAAGAAGCCTCTTGGACCCATTTCGGTTCTGTTCTTTGGGGTGTAAGGTGAGACATTAtcttgattattattattattattattattattattaatattaatattgatattattttagtttaatttcacTCTCACACAACCATACACCATTGTTCATATCAT
This genomic interval from Vigna radiata var. radiata cultivar VC1973A chromosome 8, Vradiata_ver6, whole genome shotgun sequence contains the following:
- the LOC106771144 gene encoding uncharacterized protein LOC106771144 isoform X2 codes for the protein MDATMVVPPWFEPLLTTSFFNVCRVHGDAARSECNMFCLDCNNEDAFCFYCRSSRHKDHRVIQIRRSSYHDVVRVSEIQKVLDISGVQTYVINSARVLFLNERPQPKSGKGVAHICEICGRSLLDPFRFCSLGCKLVGIKRNGEAMFGGLDSKNETPTMEGMSRRLVSSRHQQEEELREGSQQDMYPATPSPPASNARRRKGIPHRAPFAS
- the LOC106771144 gene encoding uncharacterized protein LOC106771144 isoform X1, with translation MQDATMVVPPWFEPLLTTSFFNVCRVHGDAARSECNMFCLDCNNEDAFCFYCRSSRHKDHRVIQIRRSSYHDVVRVSEIQKVLDISGVQTYVINSARVLFLNERPQPKSGKGVAHICEICGRSLLDPFRFCSLGCKLVGIKRNGEAMFGGLDSKNETPTMEGMSRRLVSSRHQQEEELREGSQQDMYPATPSPPASNARRRKGIPHRAPFAS